A part of Silurus meridionalis isolate SWU-2019-XX chromosome 18, ASM1480568v1, whole genome shotgun sequence genomic DNA contains:
- the wnt7ba gene encoding protein Wnt-7b, with amino-acid sequence MRVLSPRAALLSVSYSQLFLILTSGSYLALSSVVALGANIICNKIPGLAPRQRAICQSRPDAIIVIGEGAQMGINECQFQFRFGRWNCSALGERTVFGQELRVGSKEAAFTYAITAAGVAHAVTAACSQGNLSHCGCDREKQGYQNQEEGWKWGGCSADVKYGVEFSRRFVDAREIKKNARRLMNLHNNEAGRKILEERMKLECKCHGVSGSCTTKTCWTTLPKFREIGYVLKERYGAAVQVEAVRATRLRQPSFLRLKQSHGYIKPTDTDLVYLERSPNYCEEDTLTGSTGTRGRLCNHTSPHPDGCNLMCCGRGHDTHQYTRVWQCNCKFQWCCFVKCNTCSEKTEVFTCK; translated from the exons ATGCGCGTGCTTTCGCCGCGCGCCGCTCTTCTGTCGGTCTCCTACTCTCAGCTGTTCCTCATCCTCACCAGCGGCAGCTACCT GGCCCTATCTTCAGTGGTGGCTCTTGGTGCCAATATTATCTGCAACAAAATCCCCGGACTGGCCCCCAGACAGCGTGCCATCTGTCAAAGTCGCCCAGACGCCATCATTGTTATCGGTGAGGGTGCTCAGATGGGTATCAACGAGTGTCAGTTCCAGTTCCGCTTTGGCCGATGGAACTGCTCCGCCCTCGGTGAGAGGACCGTCTTCGGCCAAGAGCTGCGTGTGG GCAGCAAGGAGGCGGCGTTTACCTACGCCATCACCGCAGCTGGAGTGGCCCATGCAGTCACAGCAGCCTGCAGTCAGGGCAACCTGAGCCACTGCGGCTGTGACAGGGAGAAACAGGGGTACCAGAACCAAGAGGAGGGCTGGAAATGGGGTGGATGTTCAGCCGACGTCAAGTATGGTGTTGAGTTCTCTCGTCGCTTTGTGGATGCTcgtgagattaaaaaaaatgcccgTAGGCTCATGAACTTGCACAACAACGAGGCAGGCAGAAAG ATTCTGGAAGAAAGGATGAAGCTGGAGTGCAAGTGCCACGGTGTCTCAGGCTCCTGTACCACAAAGACATGCTGGACAACATTGCCCAAGTTCCGTGAGATCGGCTACGTGCTGAAAGAGCGGTATGGTGCCGCTGTACAGGTGGAGGCAGTGCGAGCCACTCGCCTGCGCCAGCCCTCCTTCCTGCGCCTTAAGCAGTCACATGGCTACATAAAGCCCACTGACACGGACCTGGTGTATTTGGAACGCTCCCCAAATTACTGTGAGGAAGACACATTGACGGGGAGTACAGGGACTAGGGGCCGCCTCTGCAACCACACCTCACCCCACCCAGATGGCTGCAACCTCATGTGCTGCGGCCGCGGTCATGACACACACcagtatacacgtgtgtggCAGTGTAACTGCAAGTTCCAGTGGTGCTGCTTTGTCAAGTGCAACACCTGTAGTGAAAAAACAGAGGTGTTCACTTGTAAATGA